One genomic segment of Coffea arabica cultivar ET-39 chromosome 6e, Coffea Arabica ET-39 HiFi, whole genome shotgun sequence includes these proteins:
- the LOC113694743 gene encoding probable LRR receptor-like serine/threonine-protein kinase At2g24230, giving the protein MGFSFFSSFFILTLFFRPLVCQQPNTDESFVSDFLQKMGLNSSDIYNFSAPFCSWPGVFCAANEENVVKLVASGWGLSGVIPDSTIGKLVKLESLDLSNNKITGLPSDFWSLGSLKSLNLSFNYLSGDLPSNIGNFGQLEILDLSSNQFSGSIPEAISSLGSLRVLKLDRNGFEFSMPLGILQCRSLVSLDLSGNKFNGSLRDGFGASFPKLRYLNIAGNGFTGKESDFLGLTSITYLNISGNYFQGSVVGLFEGPLEVLDLSRNQFQGHISQVNSISSFSLSRLVYVDLSENQLSGEFFNDLNEAQNLRHLNLAHNRFSKEQLLHIGMLSGLEYLNLSASNLIGEMPGEISMLSNLKTLDLSRNHLSGHIPLLSIQKLQVLDLSYNNISGDIPMKLIDKLPWMERFNFSYNNLTLCASEFSPETLNSAFIGSLNSCPIAANPDLFKRRTQKHRGLKLAVVLTISMVFLLLGLLFLAFGCRRKTRMWEVKQNSYKEEQNISGPFSFQTDSTTWVADVKQATSVPVVIFEKPLLNFTFADLLSATSHFDRGTLLAEGKFGPVYRGFLSGGIHVAVKVLVHGSTMTDQEAARELEYLGRIKHPNLVPLTGYCLAGEQRIAIYDYMENGNLQNLLHDLPLGVQATEDWSTDTWEEDDNNSIQNIGSEGLLTTWRFRYKIALGTARALAFLHHGCSPPIIHRDVKASSVYLDLNLEPRLSDFGLAKIFGNGLEDEIARGSAGYVPPEFLDPQIGSPKNPTPKSDVYGFGVILFELITGKKPVDDDYPDEKEATLVSWVRGLVRKNVGSRAIDPKIHGTGLETQMVEALKIGYLCTADLPSKRPSMQQVVGLLKDIEPVS; this is encoded by the coding sequence ATgggttttagtttttttagctCTTTTTTTATTCTAACACTGTTCTTCAGGCCTTTGGTTTGTCAGCAACCCAATACAGATGAATCCTTTGTCTCTGATTTCTTGCAGAAAATGGGTTTAAATTCTTCCGATATCTACAACTTTTCTGCCCCCTTTTGTTCATGGCCTGGTGTCTTTTGTGCTGCCAATGAAGAAAATGTTGTCAAGTTGGTAGCTTCAGGGTGGGGTCTTTCGGGTGTAATCCCTGATTCTACCATTGGCAAACTTGTAAAGCTTGAATCTTTGGATCTGAGCAATAATAAAATCACTGGTTTGCCTTCTGATTTTTGGAGTTTAGGTTCACTCAAGAGCCTTAATCTTTCATTTAACTATCTTTCAGGGGACCTTCCTAGCAACATTGGTAATTTTGGCCAACTTGAAATCTTGGACCTTTCTTCTAACCAATTTTCTGGCAGTATCCCTGAAGCTATAAGCTCCCTTGGAAGCTTACGAGTTCTAAAACTCGACCGAAATGGGTTTGAGTTTAGCATGCCTCTGGGGATCCTGCAATGCCGTTCTTTGGTTTCGCTTGATCTTTCGGGGAACAAGTTCAATGGTTCTCTTCGTGATGGTTTTGGTGCTTCATTTCCAAAGTTGAGATATTTGAACATTGCTGGAAATGGCTTCACTGGAAAAGAATCAGATTTTTTGGGGCTGACATCAATTACCTATCTCAATATTTCAGGAAACTATTTTCAAGGTTCAGTTGTTGGTCTTTTTGAGGGGCCAttggaagtgcttgatttgagCAGAAATCAGTTTCAAGGTCACATTTCTCAGGTAAATTCTATCTCCAGTTTCAGCTTGTCTCGCTTGGTTTATGTGGATTTATCTGAGAATCAGCTTAGTGGAGAGTTTTTCAACGACTTAAATGAAGCTCAGAATCTCAGACACCTTAATCTTGCACACAACAGATTTTCCAAAGAACAGTTGCTGCACATTGGTATGCTTTCTGGTTTAGAGTATCTGAATTTGTCTGCAAGTAATTTGATTGGCGAAATGCCTGGTGAAATTTCGATGTTGAGTAATCTGAAGACACTTGATCTCTCTAGGAACCATCTTAGTGGCCATATTCCTCTTTTAAGCATCCAAAAACTCCAAGTACTAGATCTTTCCTATAACAATATAAGTGGTGACATCCCAATGAAGCTCATAGACAAGCTACCATGGATGGAGAGGTTTAATTTCTCTTACAACAACCTTACCCTTTGTGCCTCAGAATTCTCCCCTGAAACCCTCAATTCAGCTTTCATCGGCTCATTGAACAGCTGTCCAATTGCCGCAAATCCTGATCTTTTCAAGAGAAGAACTCAAAAGCATCGGGGCCTCAAGCTTGCCGTGGTGTTAACCATCTCCATGGTCTTTTTGCTTTTGGGATTGCTGTTTTTAGCCTTTGGTTGTCGAAGGAAAACCAGAATGTGGGAAGTGAAACAGAATTCTTACAAAGAAGAACAGAATATATCTGGCCCCTTTTCATTCCAGACGGATTCAACCACTTGGGTTGCCGATGTTAAGCAAGCAACATCTGTCCCAGTAGTTATATTTGAAAAGCCTCTGTTGAATTTCACATTTGCAGACCTCTTGTCTGCAACTTCTCATTTTGACCGTGGCACATTGTTGGCTGAAGGTAAGTTTGGACCAGTGTATAGAGGATTCTTGTCTGGTGGGATTCATGTAGCTGTCAAAGTTTTGGTTCATGGATCGACCATGACTGACCAAGAAGCTGCTAGAGAGCTTGAGTATCTTGGTCGAATAAAACATCCCAATCTTGTCCCATTGACTGGATACTGCTTGGCTGGAGAGCAAAGGATTGCTATATATGACTATATGGAGAATGGAAACTTGCAAAATTTGCTTCATGACCTCCCACTGGGGGTTCAAGCTACAGAAGACTGGAGCACAGACACGTGGGAAGAAGATGATAACAATTCCATTCAAAACATTGGCTCCGAAGGATTGTTAACAACTTGGAGATTTAGGTACAAAATTGCACTTGGCACAGCGCGTGCGCTGGCATTTCTCCACCATGGCTGTTCTCCTCCTATTATACATCGAGATGTCAAAGCAAGCAGTGTCTATCTTGATCTGAATTTGGAACCAAGATTATCTGATTTCGGACTTGCTAAAATTTTTGGCAATGGTCTGGAGGATGAGATTGCTCGTGGGTCTGCAGGATATGTGCCGCCAGAATTTCTTGACCCACAGATTGGATCCCCTAAGAATCCAACACCTAAGTCTGATGTCTATGGATTTGGAGTCATTCTTTTTGAGCTGATCACTGGGAAAAAGCCTGTAGACGATGATTATCCAGATGAAAAGGAAGCAACTTTAGTTAGTTGGGTGAGAGGATTAGTGAGGAAGAATGTAGGGTCAAGAGCTATTGATccaaaaatccatggtactggACTAGAGACTCAAATGGTGGAAGCTCTGAAGATTGGATATTTGTGCACTGCTGACCTTCCCTCAAAGCGACCAAGTATGCAACAAGTAGTAGGGCTCCTGAAGGACATTGAACCTGTTTCATAG
- the LOC113696237 gene encoding ubiquitin carboxyl-terminal hydrolase 23-like yields the protein MMAAETMINSLSVRSVEDPEKESVTTSDASNSNAALFHRRIEFRLARKSFNGFNDGGNSGNGFKLVTLNPRNSNASLKSESHKTWSGYGKASSESSLENHSGLDPELSFTITFRRIGAGLQNLGNTCFLNSVLQCLTYTEPLAAYLQSGRHKISCHIAGFCALCAIQKHVNRALESTGTVLAPKDLVSNLRCISRNFRNARQEDAHEYMVNLLESMHKCCLPSGVPSESPSAYEKSLVHKIFGGRLRSQVKCMQCSFCSNKFDPFLDLSLEIVKADSLYKALAYFTAKEQLDGGERQYQCQQCEQKVKALKQLTVYKAPNVLAIHLKRFGSHMPGQKIDRKVEFGPSLDLKPFVTGPYDGELKYTLYGVLVHAGWSTHSGHYYCFVRTSSGVWYSLDDNQVVQVSERRVLEQKAYMLFYVRDGMYSTPKKVVDAVHKESMVINTFGRKTYPNFHQGSKENIPNGAVGGKLNDSFSAIAAQKEVVNPNIISENQMKKDPAQKINGPTAPEESCLKKDRPAANLLKVPPVDGLSRSNINGGDCLVQSLPSSKGSDGFVNLGNSSNSGSSSGIELTTAIVKQEDINGSQSSAGKNETDSAVIPTNGNIKVIAGKDLSNAVDRPPNGNVLHRPPQDTCVSLETNAGKVGCFPDNTGVAEVGVRKARDSKDLARRKPAPKHLLCEKSLNDRLHLVKRKPLKLVVTTKHLSRNIILGAALGRRKKKNRAKHCCPKKLDGNRILSDLGPSTSEDCKTISCSAYPPRRLRSSADEKDKVLGLKSPSNNGELLRVVKVVPRRDEVGQHEKVPLTEAQPSKSYYSTSGRELSDNGKSCGSARKKGEKVENGLIQIPARGLEETTVARWDGVESSEDILESRGAENLRIGYIGDEWDEEYDKGKRKKVRSSKLTFDGINPFQEIATHKAKSKKAKLDRCSSANQPFRI from the exons ATGATGGCGGCGGAGACGATGATAAATTCTTTGTCGGTCAGGTCAGTTGAGGATCCGGAAAAGGAGTCGGTTACAACGTCAGATGCTTCGAATTCGAATGCGGCGTTGTTTCATCGGAGAATTGAATTTCGTTTGGCGAGAAAGTCGTTCAATGGGTTCAATGATGGAGGAAACAGTGGAAATGGGTTTAAGCTGGTGACCTTAAACCCGCGTAATTCGAATGCCAGTTTAAAATCGGAGTCCCACAAAACTTGGTCCGGGTACGGGAAGGCCTCCTCCGAGTCTTCCTTGGAGAATCATAGTGGGTTGGATCCGGAGCTTAGCTTTACAATCACTTTCAGGAGAATT GGTGCTGGCTTGCAAAATCTTGGAAATACTTGTTTTCTCAATTCTGTATTACAGTGTCTGACATACACTGAGCCCTTGGCAGCTTATTTACAAAGTGGTCGGCATAAAATATCCT GTCATATTGCTGGGTTTTGTGCTTTATGTGCCATTCAGAAACATGTGAACCGAGCTCTGGAATCGACAGGAACGGTATTGGCTCCGAAAGATCTTGTATCAAACTTGCGGT GCATATCTCGGAACTTTAGAAATGCTAGACAAGAGGATGCTCATGAGTACATGGTCAATTTATTAGAATCGATGCACAAATGCTGCTTGCCTTCAGGAGTGCCGAGCGAGTCACCCAGTGCTTACGAGAAAAGTTTGGTCCATAAGATATTTGGTGGTCGCCTTCGTAGTCAG GTGAAATGCATGCAGTGTTCGTTTTGCTCAAACAAGTTTGATCCATTCTTGGATTTAAGTCTTGAGATAGTGAAGGCAGACTCATTATACAAGGCACTAGCTTATTTTACTGCCAAAGAGCAGTTAGATGGAGGGGAGAGGCAATATCAGTGCCAACAATGCGAGCAAAAAGTCAAGGCTCTTAAGCAGCTGACTGTTTACAAGGCACCCAATGTCCTTGCAATCCACTTGAAGCGTTTTGGTTCTCATATGCCTGGCCAGAAGATTGACAGAAAAGTTGAGTTTGGCCCTTCATTGGACTTAAAACCTTTCGTGACTGGTCCATAT GATGGGGAATTGAAATATACTCTCTATGGTGTTCTGGTTCATGCTGGTTGGAGCACTCATTCTGGTCATTACTACTGCTTTGTTCGGACATCAAGTGGCGTGTGGTACTCTCTTGACGACAACCAG GTTGTTCAAGTTAGTGAGAGGAGGGTTTTGGAGCAGAAGGCTTATATGTTGTTTTATGTTCGAGATGGAATGTATTCCACACCTAAGAAAGTTGTCGATGCAGTACATAAAGAAAGTATGGTTATAAATACATTTGGAAGGAAAACGTATCCTAATTTTCATCAAGGATCGAAGGAAAATATCCCGAACGGAGCAGTTGGGGGAAAGTTGAATGATTCCTTTTCTGCTATTGCTGCTCAGAAAGAAGTAGTGAATCCTAACATCATAAGCGAAAATCAAATGAAAAAGGATCCTGCTCAGAAAATTAATGGCCCAACAGCTCCTGAAGAATCATGCTTAAAGAAAGACCGTCCTGCCGCAAATTTACTGAAGGTGCCACCTGTGGATGGCCTTTCCAGATCAAATATAAATGGTGGAGATTGCTTGGTGCAATCACTTCCATCTTCTAAGGGATCTGATGGCTTTGTTAATCTTGGGAATTCTAGTAACTCGGGCAGTAGCAGTGGCATAGAACTGACTACTGCTATTGTTAAGCAAGAAGACATCAATGGCTCCCAAAGCTCTGCTGGAAAGAACGAGACTGATTCTGCGGTCATACCAACTAATGGAAATATTAAAGTGATCGCTGGTAAAGATCTCAGTAACGCAGTTGACAGACCACCTAATGGCAATGTCCTCCATAGACCTCCTCAAGATACATGTGTTTCTTTGGAGACTAATGCTGGAAAG GTTGGATGTTTCCCTGACAATACTGGTGTAGCTGAGGTAGGTGTTCGAAAGGCTCGTGATAGCAAAGATCTAGCACGCAGAAAACCAGCACCAAAACACTTGCTTTGCGAAAAGTCCCTTAATGACAGGCTGCATTTAGTAAAGAGGAAGCCTTTGAAGCTTGTTGTTACAACCAAGCATCTTAGCAGAAACATCATTTTAGGAGCAGCCTTGGGacggagaaagaagaaaaacaggGCCAAACATTGTTGCCCAAAAAAACTGGATGGGAATCGTATCCTGTCAGATCTCGGGCCATCTACTTCTGAGGACTGCAAAACTATAAGCTGTTCAGCTTACCCTCCTAGGAGGCTCAGATCTAGTGCAGATGAGAAAGATAAGGTTCTAGGTTTGAAGAGTCCTTCAAACAATGGTGAACTTCTAAGGGTTGTGAAGGTCGTCCCACGTAGGGATGAAGTTGGTCAACATGAGAAAGTTCCCTTGACAGAAGCACAACCAAGCAAGAGTTATTATTCCACATCGGGCAGAGAGTTATCAGATAATGGAAAATCATGTGGCTCCGCACGCAAGAAAGGTGAAAAGGTGGAGAATGGTTTGATACAGATTCCTGCTAGAGGTTTGGAAGAGACAACTG TTGCACGTTGGGATGGTGTTGAAAGTTCTGAAGATATTCTAGAATCCAGAGGCGCTGAAAATCTTAGAATTGGTTATATTGGGGATGAGTG GGATGAGGAATACGAcaagggaaaaaggaagaaggTTAGAAGCTCCAAGCTCACATTTGATGGAATCAATCCTTTCCAAGAAATTGCGACGCACAAGGCAAAATCAAAGAAAGCAAAGTTGGACCGATGCAGCTCTGCAAACCAACCATTCAGGATATGA